One part of the Mariniflexile litorale genome encodes these proteins:
- the hisB gene encoding bifunctional histidinol-phosphatase/imidazoleglycerol-phosphate dehydratase HisB, producing the protein MKKVLFIDRDGTLIKEPADEQVDSFEKLIFYPKVFQFLSKICKELDYEIVMVTNQDGLGTPDNPSEKFWPIHNFVLNTFKNEGIDFKEVYIDETYAKDNAPTRKPNTGLLTKFFTNHYDLKNSFVIGDRLTDVELAKNLGSKGIFINDETHLGTNEITVKREELDPYIALESNDWEEIYNFLKLEDRVEEIIRNTNETKIYIKLNLDGSGKNDIDTGLSFFDHMLDQIGRHGAMDLTIKVNGDLEVDEHHTIEDTMIALGELFNKALGNKLGIERYGFCLPMDDCLAQVAVDFGGRNWLEWEAEFKREKIGDMPTEMFYHLFKSFTDGAKCNLNIKAEGTNEHHKIEGIFKAFAKAMKMAVKRDSNKMFLPSTKGVL; encoded by the coding sequence ATGAAAAAAGTATTATTTATAGACCGCGATGGCACATTAATAAAAGAACCTGCCGATGAGCAAGTGGATTCTTTTGAAAAACTAATATTTTACCCAAAAGTATTTCAATTTCTAAGCAAAATTTGCAAAGAATTAGATTATGAAATTGTCATGGTAACTAATCAAGATGGATTGGGAACGCCTGATAATCCTTCAGAGAAATTTTGGCCTATTCATAACTTTGTACTTAATACATTTAAAAATGAAGGGATTGATTTTAAAGAGGTTTATATTGACGAAACGTATGCTAAAGACAATGCGCCAACTCGTAAGCCTAACACAGGTTTATTAACTAAATTTTTCACCAACCATTACGATTTAAAAAATTCTTTCGTCATTGGTGATAGACTTACAGATGTTGAGTTAGCCAAAAATCTGGGTTCTAAAGGGATTTTTATTAATGATGAAACCCATTTAGGAACGAATGAAATTACCGTAAAGCGAGAGGAATTAGATCCTTATATCGCTCTTGAAAGTAACGATTGGGAAGAAATTTATAACTTCTTAAAACTGGAAGATCGAGTTGAAGAAATAATACGTAACACCAATGAAACTAAGATTTACATCAAACTAAATTTAGATGGTTCTGGTAAAAATGATATTGATACCGGTTTGTCTTTTTTCGATCATATGCTCGATCAAATTGGGCGTCATGGCGCTATGGATTTAACCATAAAAGTTAATGGCGATTTAGAAGTTGATGAACACCACACTATTGAAGATACGATGATTGCTTTAGGTGAATTATTCAACAAAGCATTAGGAAATAAATTAGGTATAGAACGTTACGGTTTTTGTTTACCAATGGACGATTGTTTAGCACAAGTGGCGGTCGATTTTGGTGGTAGAAACTGGTTAGAATGGGAGGCCGAGTTTAAACGTGAAAAAATAGGAGACATGCCAACCGAAATGTTTTATCACTTATTTAAATCGTTTACCGATGGTGCCAAATGTAATTTAAACATTAAGGCAGAAGGCACAAATGAACACCATAAAATTGAAGGTATTTTTAAAGCCTTTGCAAAAGCTATGAAAATGGCTGTTAAAAGAGACTCAAACAAGATGTTTTTACCTTCTACAAAAGGAGTTTTATAA
- the hisA gene encoding 1-(5-phosphoribosyl)-5-[(5-phosphoribosylamino)methylideneamino]imidazole-4-carboxamide isomerase: MRIIPAIDIIDGKCVRLTKGDYDTKKVYNENPLEVAKMFEASGIEYLHLVDLDGAKAQHIVNYKVLEQISSKTNLKIDFGGGLKTNEDLHIAFNSGAKQITGGSIAVKDPETFEGWISKYGATKIILGADSDDGKVSISGWMEQSKEDVIPFIKAYQKKSIQYVICTDISKDGMLEGPSVDLYKQIISECSNSSNGQSIKLIASGGISTIEELPILKEIGCEGVIIGKAIYENRISLKQLEKFV, translated from the coding sequence ATGAGAATTATACCAGCCATAGATATTATAGACGGAAAATGTGTTCGTTTAACTAAAGGGGATTACGATACCAAAAAAGTTTATAATGAAAATCCACTTGAAGTGGCTAAAATGTTTGAAGCTTCTGGTATTGAATATCTACATTTAGTAGATTTAGATGGAGCTAAAGCACAGCATATTGTAAACTATAAAGTTTTAGAACAAATTTCATCAAAAACCAATCTGAAAATTGATTTTGGTGGAGGTTTAAAAACTAATGAAGATTTGCATATTGCATTCAATTCAGGAGCAAAACAAATAACAGGGGGGAGTATTGCTGTTAAAGATCCTGAAACCTTTGAAGGTTGGATTTCAAAATATGGTGCCACCAAAATTATTTTAGGAGCTGATAGTGATGATGGAAAAGTATCTATTAGTGGATGGATGGAACAGAGTAAAGAAGACGTCATTCCCTTTATAAAAGCCTATCAAAAAAAGAGTATTCAGTACGTTATTTGTACCGATATTTCTAAAGATGGTATGCTCGAAGGGCCGTCGGTTGATTTGTATAAACAAATAATATCAGAATGTTCTAATAGTAGCAATGGACAATCTATAAAGTTGATTGCTTCAGGAGGTATTTCAACCATTGAAGAATTACCCATTTTAAAAGAGATTGGTTGTGAAGGCGTTATTATTGGAAAAGCGATTTATGAAAACAGAATCAGCTTAAAACAACTCGAAAAATTTGTTTAG
- a CDS encoding four helix bundle protein produces MRNERIERTKRFGIDCWKFCFKVPKSREYNAFVNQLIKSSSSVGANYRASQRAKSTSDFIYKLK; encoded by the coding sequence ATGAGAAATGAACGGATAGAAAGAACTAAACGATTTGGAATAGATTGTTGGAAGTTTTGTTTTAAGGTTCCTAAATCTCGTGAATATAATGCGTTTGTCAATCAATTAATTAAAAGTTCTAGTTCTGTTGGTGCTAATTATCGAGCTTCTCAGAGAGCAAAATCGACAAGTGATTTCATATATAAACTAAAATAG
- the hisH gene encoding imidazole glycerol phosphate synthase subunit HisH encodes MKIVIIDYGAGNIKSIQFAFKRLGMDAVLSNNPEEILAADKIIFPGVGEASTAMVMLKETGLDTLIPKLKQPVLGICLGMQLLCEFTEEGNTKGLGVFKTKVKRFDNDVKVPHMGWNVIKDLKSGLFKDIKENEYMYLVHSYYAEHCAETIATTDYSINYASALQHKNFYGVQFHPEKSSLAGEQILKNFLKLEVES; translated from the coding sequence TTGAAAATTGTAATAATTGATTACGGCGCAGGAAATATTAAAAGCATACAATTTGCTTTTAAACGCTTAGGTATGGATGCTGTTTTATCAAACAATCCTGAAGAAATTTTAGCTGCCGATAAAATTATTTTCCCAGGAGTAGGTGAGGCTAGTACCGCCATGGTTATGCTAAAAGAAACGGGATTAGACACATTAATTCCTAAATTAAAACAGCCTGTTTTAGGTATTTGTTTAGGCATGCAATTGCTTTGTGAGTTTACTGAAGAGGGAAATACAAAAGGATTGGGCGTTTTTAAAACGAAGGTTAAACGCTTTGATAACGATGTAAAAGTGCCGCATATGGGATGGAATGTTATCAAAGATTTGAAATCTGGGTTATTCAAAGATATCAAAGAAAATGAATACATGTATTTAGTACACAGCTATTATGCTGAGCACTGTGCAGAAACCATTGCAACCACCGATTACAGTATTAATTATGCTTCAGCATTACAACATAAAAACTTTTACGGGGTTCAGTTTCACCCAGAAAAGAGTAGTTTAGCAGGAGAACAAATTTTAAAGAATTTTTTAAAGTTAGAAGTTGAAAGTTAG
- a CDS encoding VWA domain-containing protein → MSYTTLLFIVIAGIFALLLAGFQYKWNKKSMSKLNMLFLFLRFVTVFSVLLLLINPKLEQITLSTIKPNLVIAVDNSNSVKYLKQDVATNRLVENLKASKSLNDKFNMETYTLGEKLKASNSFEFNEKQTNIEAAFIQLSQIYKQTISPTILITDGNQTYGNSYEFSHHNYKQPIYPIILGDTVRYTDLKIQQLNVNKYAYLKNQFPVETILVFNGETAVNSKFVVTNGNNVVYSEIINFTKQNNSKVVNFKLPANSAGVHAYKAQLEPLNNEKNKTNNLKNFAIEVIDQKTKIALVSDMVHPDLGALKKSIESNEQRSVSLLNSNNILKQINDFQLVIIYQPNNKFNKLYDALNLENKNRFTIIGTKTDLNFLKSINKTFTHEITNQTESYQAELNKNYAPFIIEDINFESFPPLNSQYGSAAFSIPFETILNKTIHGISKTDPLLATFETSGRREAVLFGENIWQWRAQSYLDNKSFHPFDDFIGKLIQYVASNKQKSRLNIENESFYNGNTNVIIKAEFFDKNYEFDTRETLTITVKNAVTNESKTFPLILNNSNYQVDLSSLPAADYSFIVIASKENISKTGRFKILEYNVEQQFLNADVTKLQQLATNSQGESFFVNNTERLIENLLKDNRFVTIQKSNKNSLPLIDWKYLLIIITLSLSIEWFLRKYNGLI, encoded by the coding sequence ATGAGTTATACAACACTCTTATTTATTGTTATTGCAGGAATTTTTGCTCTATTATTAGCAGGGTTTCAGTATAAATGGAATAAAAAAAGCATGTCTAAATTAAACATGCTTTTTTTGTTTTTAAGGTTTGTGACTGTTTTTTCAGTACTCTTATTGCTTATTAACCCTAAACTTGAGCAAATAACCCTTTCTACTATAAAACCTAATTTAGTTATTGCGGTTGATAATTCAAATTCTGTAAAGTATTTAAAACAAGATGTTGCTACCAATCGTTTAGTTGAAAATTTAAAAGCAAGTAAAAGCCTAAACGATAAATTTAATATGGAAACCTATACACTTGGTGAAAAATTAAAGGCTTCAAATAGTTTCGAATTCAACGAAAAGCAAACTAATATAGAGGCTGCTTTTATCCAACTATCTCAAATTTATAAGCAAACTATTTCGCCTACTATTTTAATTACCGATGGCAACCAAACTTATGGTAACAGCTATGAGTTTTCGCATCACAATTACAAACAGCCCATATATCCAATTATTTTGGGTGATACGGTTCGTTATACCGATTTAAAAATTCAGCAGTTAAACGTTAATAAATATGCGTATTTAAAAAACCAGTTTCCAGTTGAAACTATTTTAGTGTTTAATGGTGAAACAGCTGTGAATTCTAAATTTGTTGTTACGAATGGTAACAACGTTGTATATTCTGAAATTATAAATTTCACAAAACAGAATAACTCTAAAGTTGTAAATTTTAAACTTCCAGCAAATTCCGCAGGCGTACATGCATACAAGGCCCAGTTAGAACCTTTAAATAACGAGAAAAACAAAACCAATAATTTAAAAAATTTTGCTATTGAAGTCATTGATCAGAAAACAAAGATTGCTTTAGTAAGCGATATGGTTCATCCAGATTTAGGTGCTTTAAAAAAGAGTATTGAAAGTAACGAACAGCGTTCGGTATCACTCTTAAACTCCAATAATATTTTAAAACAAATAAATGATTTTCAATTAGTTATTATATATCAACCAAATAATAAGTTTAATAAATTATATGATGCTTTAAATTTGGAAAACAAAAATCGTTTTACAATAATAGGCACTAAAACCGATTTGAATTTTTTAAAAAGTATCAATAAAACCTTTACGCATGAAATAACAAATCAAACAGAAAGCTATCAAGCTGAATTGAATAAAAATTACGCGCCATTTATAATTGAGGATATTAATTTTGAATCGTTTCCACCACTAAATTCACAGTATGGTTCTGCCGCTTTCTCCATTCCTTTTGAAACTATATTAAATAAAACCATTCATGGGATTTCAAAAACAGATCCATTACTAGCTACGTTTGAAACTAGCGGTAGGCGAGAAGCTGTTTTGTTTGGTGAAAATATTTGGCAATGGCGTGCTCAAAGTTATTTAGATAATAAATCGTTTCATCCTTTCGATGATTTTATAGGAAAGCTTATTCAATATGTTGCTTCAAATAAACAAAAAAGCAGATTAAATATTGAAAATGAATCGTTTTACAATGGCAACACAAATGTTATTATAAAGGCCGAATTTTTCGATAAAAATTATGAATTCGACACACGTGAAACACTAACTATTACCGTAAAAAATGCCGTTACAAACGAATCTAAAACTTTTCCTCTTATTCTAAACAACAGCAACTATCAAGTAGATTTAAGTAGTTTACCGGCTGCAGATTATAGTTTTATAGTTATAGCTTCAAAAGAAAACATTTCTAAAACAGGCCGCTTTAAGATTTTAGAATATAACGTTGAGCAACAATTTTTAAATGCCGACGTCACTAAGTTACAACAATTAGCTACCAACAGTCAAGGCGAAAGTTTTTTTGTGAACAACACTGAGCGTTTAATAGAAAATCTTTTAAAAGATAATAGATTCGTAACCATTCAAAAAAGCAATAAAAATAGCTTACCTTTGATAGATTGGAAATATCTACTCATCATAATCACTTTAAGCTTATCTATAGAGTGGTTTTTAAGAAAATATAACGGATTAATTTAA
- the hisF gene encoding imidazole glycerol phosphate synthase subunit HisF yields MLTKRIIPCLDIKNGRTVKGVNFVDLRDAGDPVELAKQYASVGADELVFLDISATLEARATTLDMVMHVAEQVNIPFTVGGGISSVEHVDALLKCGADKVSINSSAVKRPDLVNELANKFGSQCVVVAIDAKQIDGHWKVHLAGGSIPTDIDLFEWAKEVENRGAGEILFTSMDHDGTKNGFANEALATLSETLNIPIIASGGAGNVQHFVDTFKEGKADAALAASVFHFGEIPIPDLKKELKKHHIEVRL; encoded by the coding sequence TTGTTAACAAAAAGAATTATTCCTTGTTTAGATATTAAAAATGGGCGTACCGTAAAAGGTGTGAATTTTGTTGATTTACGCGATGCTGGAGATCCTGTAGAACTTGCTAAACAATACGCCAGTGTTGGTGCCGATGAATTGGTGTTTCTGGATATTTCTGCAACCTTAGAAGCGCGTGCCACGACCTTAGATATGGTAATGCATGTAGCAGAACAAGTAAACATTCCATTTACAGTTGGTGGTGGTATTTCATCTGTTGAACATGTAGATGCGCTTTTGAAATGTGGAGCCGATAAAGTGTCTATCAACTCATCAGCGGTAAAACGTCCCGATTTGGTAAATGAATTGGCTAATAAATTTGGAAGCCAATGTGTGGTGGTTGCCATTGATGCAAAACAAATTGATGGTCATTGGAAAGTGCATTTGGCAGGCGGAAGCATCCCAACGGATATCGATTTATTCGAATGGGCAAAAGAAGTAGAAAACCGAGGTGCTGGTGAAATTTTGTTTACCTCCATGGATCATGATGGTACTAAAAATGGATTTGCAAACGAAGCCTTGGCTACATTATCTGAAACTTTAAATATTCCGATAATCGCTTCAGGTGGTGCTGGCAATGTGCAACATTTTGTTGATACCTTCAAGGAAGGAAAAGCAGATGCAGCTTTGGCGGCAAGTGTATTTCATTTTGGTGAAATACCCATTCCAGATTTAAAAAAAGAATTAAAAAAACACCATATAGAAGTA
- a CDS encoding prohibitin family protein → MEKLPKIAFPIIIGAIVLIVLLTKSAVTIGSGQAGVLFKTFGEGVVIDEPALGEGFHIVAPWNKVFIYEVRQQEMLEKMNVLSSNGLDIKLEASIWFQPNFVDLGKLHQEKSEMYVERVLLPAIRSAARSVVGRYTPEQLYSSKRDAIQQEIFEETKKIVEPQYIQLNEVLVRDVTLPSTIKDAIERKLKQEQESLEYEFRLVTASKEAEKVIIEAEGKAESNRILSASLTDKILQDKGIDATMKLAESPNSKVIVIGSGDSGLPIILGNQ, encoded by the coding sequence ATGGAAAAATTACCAAAAATCGCATTTCCAATTATAATTGGAGCAATCGTATTAATTGTATTACTTACTAAATCGGCAGTAACGATTGGCTCAGGTCAAGCAGGTGTATTATTTAAAACCTTTGGAGAAGGTGTTGTAATTGATGAACCAGCTTTAGGAGAAGGGTTTCATATTGTAGCACCTTGGAATAAAGTTTTTATTTATGAAGTACGTCAGCAAGAAATGCTAGAAAAAATGAATGTATTATCCTCTAATGGATTAGATATCAAATTAGAAGCTTCTATTTGGTTTCAACCTAATTTTGTAGATCTCGGAAAATTGCATCAAGAAAAAAGTGAAATGTATGTAGAGCGTGTGTTGCTTCCAGCTATTCGCTCAGCTGCACGTAGCGTTGTGGGACGTTATACACCAGAACAACTGTATTCTAGTAAAAGAGATGCTATTCAACAAGAAATTTTTGAAGAAACAAAGAAAATAGTTGAACCTCAATACATACAATTGAACGAGGTTTTAGTTAGAGACGTTACATTGCCATCAACAATTAAAGATGCTATTGAACGTAAACTGAAACAAGAACAGGAATCATTAGAATATGAATTTAGATTGGTAACCGCCTCTAAAGAAGCCGAAAAAGTAATTATTGAAGCGGAAGGTAAAGCGGAATCTAACAGGATTTTAAGCGCTTCTTTAACTGATAAAATTTTACAGGATAAAGGTATTGATGCTACTATGAAATTGGCAGAATCACCAAACAGTAAAGTCATTGTGATTGGTTCTGGAGATAGTGGATTACCAATTATTCTTGGAAATCAATAA
- the hisG gene encoding ATP phosphoribosyltransferase, whose amino-acid sequence MSTLRIAVQKSGRLHDESMELLKDIGISIDNGIDQLKASARNFPVEVFYLRNGDIPQYLKDGVVDAAIIGENVLIEKGDGINIAEKLGFSSCRVCIAVPKNMDYKSIKDLDGKRIATSYPNTVQNYLKAQGITANLHIINGSVEIAPNIGLADAIVDIVSSGSTLFKNNLKEVEMILKSEAVLAVSPILDAEKQAILDKIQFRIKSVLKGRESKYVLLNAPNDKVQAIIDVLPGMKSPTVLPLAEAGWSSIHSVISKNAFWDVIDDLKAKGAQGILVCPIEKMVL is encoded by the coding sequence ATGAGTACATTAAGAATTGCAGTACAAAAATCAGGTCGTTTACACGACGAATCCATGGAATTACTTAAAGATATAGGTATTTCTATTGATAATGGCATTGACCAATTAAAAGCATCAGCAAGAAATTTTCCTGTTGAAGTTTTCTATTTAAGAAATGGTGATATTCCACAATACTTAAAAGATGGGGTTGTAGATGCCGCCATTATTGGTGAAAATGTACTAATTGAAAAAGGTGACGGTATAAATATAGCTGAAAAGCTTGGCTTTTCTTCATGCCGTGTTTGCATTGCGGTGCCCAAAAACATGGATTATAAAAGCATTAAAGATTTAGATGGAAAACGGATCGCTACATCCTATCCCAATACGGTTCAAAATTATCTTAAAGCTCAAGGGATCACAGCAAATCTTCATATTATAAATGGCTCTGTTGAAATAGCGCCAAATATTGGTTTAGCAGACGCCATAGTCGATATTGTTTCTAGCGGAAGCACCTTGTTTAAAAACAATTTAAAAGAAGTTGAAATGATTTTAAAATCGGAAGCGGTTTTAGCCGTGTCTCCTATTTTAGATGCTGAAAAACAAGCCATTTTAGATAAAATTCAATTCAGAATCAAATCCGTTTTAAAAGGAAGAGAATCTAAATACGTATTACTTAATGCACCAAATGATAAAGTGCAAGCCATTATTGATGTGTTACCAGGAATGAAAAGTCCAACAGTATTGCCTTTAGCAGAAGCCGGTTGGAGTTCCATACACTCGGTAATAAGCAAAAACGCCTTTTGGGATGTTATAGATGATTTAAAAGCCAAAGGCGCACAAGGTATATTAGTCTGTCCTATAGAAAAAATGGTGCTTTAA
- a CDS encoding SDR family oxidoreductase — MNKEPKTAVVTGSSSGVGAASCIEFAKRGWNVVINYSQNKSEAYEVAEKCKSFGVDTLVCKANVAIEADCKRMIDETIKTLGRIDVLVNNAGTTRYCNYDNLEGLSKKDFQDIYEVNVIGAYQMVKLAAPYLKIVNGAIVNISSISAISGVGSSIAYAASKGALSTMTLSLAHALAPNIRVNGVCPGFIQTRWTKGFLGDRYESVKKNIEKSCLINKTSLPEDIAKGIVYLAVDAVTTSGQLLTIDGGQLVNQGKI; from the coding sequence ATGAACAAAGAACCTAAAACTGCTGTCGTAACAGGATCATCATCTGGAGTTGGTGCTGCTTCGTGTATCGAATTTGCTAAAAGAGGATGGAATGTAGTCATCAACTATTCCCAAAATAAAAGTGAAGCTTATGAGGTCGCTGAAAAATGTAAAAGCTTTGGAGTAGACACTTTGGTATGTAAAGCAAATGTTGCTATTGAAGCAGATTGCAAAAGAATGATAGACGAGACAATAAAAACTTTAGGTAGAATAGACGTATTAGTTAATAATGCCGGCACTACTAGGTATTGTAATTATGATAATTTAGAAGGACTTAGCAAAAAGGATTTTCAAGATATATATGAAGTCAATGTTATTGGTGCTTATCAAATGGTAAAACTCGCGGCACCATACTTAAAAATAGTTAATGGTGCTATTGTTAATATCTCTTCTATTAGTGCTATATCTGGTGTTGGGAGTTCCATTGCTTATGCGGCGTCTAAGGGAGCTTTGTCTACTATGACGCTTTCACTTGCGCATGCACTTGCACCTAACATTAGAGTCAATGGTGTTTGCCCAGGTTTTATTCAAACCAGATGGACTAAAGGTTTTTTAGGAGACAGGTATGAGTCTGTCAAAAAAAATATTGAAAAGTCCTGTCTTATTAATAAAACATCATTACCTGAAGATATTGCTAAAGGCATTGTTTATTTAGCAGTAGACGCAGTAACAACATCTGGACAGTTATTGACTATTGATGGTGGTCAGTTGGTGAACCAAGGGAAAATATAA
- the hisD gene encoding histidinol dehydrogenase — MQIINNPNKSDWSQVLKRPTQTVGDIEETVIQIFEDVRKNGDAAIKTYTSKFDGISLDSHIVTSEEIQKAMNAVPEKLQQAIKTAKHNIEAFHTAQKTDRIEVETTQGVQCWQEKRAIQKVGLYIPGGTAPLFSTVLMLVVPAQIAGCKEIVLCSPPNKQGALAAEIVFAAHLCGVTKIIKVGGIQAIAGLTFGTETIPQVYKIFGPGNQFVTVAKQLATKYGVAIDMPAGPSELLVVADEAANASYIASDLLSQAEHGVDSQVILVSTSKTLIDKVSEEVEKQLEVLPRKAIAEKSIGNSKLIYVENDTLALELINEYGPEHFIICSQNEDFYVDHIENAGSVFIGDYTPESAGDYASGTNHTLPTNGFSKAYSGVNLDSFSKSMTFQKISKEGILNIGETIELMAEAEGLQAHKNAVSIRLKDLK, encoded by the coding sequence ATGCAAATAATTAATAATCCAAATAAAAGCGATTGGAGCCAGGTTTTAAAAAGACCGACTCAAACTGTTGGTGATATTGAAGAAACGGTTATTCAAATTTTTGAGGATGTTCGTAAGAATGGAGATGCTGCTATAAAAACATACACATCAAAATTTGATGGTATTTCTTTAGATAGCCACATTGTAACTTCTGAAGAAATCCAAAAAGCAATGAATGCTGTTCCAGAAAAGCTTCAACAGGCTATAAAAACCGCCAAACATAACATTGAAGCGTTTCACACAGCACAAAAAACAGATAGGATAGAAGTTGAAACGACTCAAGGAGTGCAATGTTGGCAAGAAAAACGTGCTATACAAAAAGTAGGTTTATATATCCCAGGAGGTACAGCACCTTTGTTTTCAACCGTTTTAATGTTAGTTGTTCCCGCTCAAATAGCGGGTTGTAAAGAAATTGTATTATGCTCACCACCAAATAAACAAGGAGCCTTAGCAGCAGAAATAGTATTTGCAGCCCATTTGTGCGGTGTCACTAAAATTATAAAAGTAGGAGGGATTCAAGCTATTGCAGGATTGACGTTCGGAACCGAAACCATTCCACAAGTTTATAAAATATTCGGCCCCGGAAATCAGTTTGTCACCGTTGCTAAACAATTAGCCACTAAATACGGCGTAGCTATTGATATGCCTGCTGGGCCTAGTGAATTGCTGGTGGTTGCTGATGAAGCAGCGAATGCTTCATATATCGCATCCGATTTATTAAGCCAAGCAGAACACGGTGTAGATAGTCAAGTTATATTAGTTTCAACTTCAAAAACTTTAATTGATAAGGTTTCAGAGGAAGTTGAAAAGCAGCTAGAAGTGCTTCCGCGTAAAGCGATTGCCGAAAAATCGATTGGCAATTCCAAGCTTATTTATGTTGAAAATGATACTTTGGCGTTGGAATTAATAAATGAATACGGCCCAGAACATTTTATTATTTGTTCTCAAAACGAGGACTTTTACGTAGATCATATTGAAAATGCCGGATCTGTGTTTATTGGTGATTATACACCAGAAAGTGCAGGTGATTATGCTTCTGGAACCAACCATACTTTGCCAACCAATGGTTTTAGCAAAGCCTATTCAGGTGTGAATTTGGATAGTTTTTCTAAAAGTATGACCTTTCAAAAAATATCAAAAGAAGGTATTTTGAATATTGGTGAAACCATAGAGCTTATGGCAGAAGCTGAGGGTTTACAAGCACATAAAAATGCAGTTTCCATTCGATTAAAGGATTTAAAATAA
- the hisC gene encoding histidinol-phosphate transaminase, producing MKTDFDLKNIIRPTIKALKPYSSARDEFQGVTDAMVFLDANENPFENGVNRYPDPQQGALKSILSEIKGIPSNQILLGNGSDEVLDLIFRAFCEPNQDNVIILPPTYGMYEVLANLNAIAIKKVNLDADFQPKVEEILNSADTNSKVLFICSPNNPSGNSFTPEAIEGMVSNFKGIVVIDEAYIDFSNETSWISKLDQYPNLIVTQTLSKAYAMAGIRLGLCFASAEIIKVLNTIKPPYNINQLTQKKAMELLNIKDLTSNQIKDILKERSALILELQSINYILKIYPSDANFVLVKVDDATMRYNQLIEKGIVIRNRTTQPGCENTLRLTVGTSKENKILIDTLKSI from the coding sequence ATGAAAACAGATTTTGATTTAAAAAATATAATTCGCCCAACCATCAAGGCTTTAAAACCATATTCTTCGGCACGCGATGAATTTCAAGGGGTTACCGATGCTATGGTATTTTTAGATGCGAATGAAAATCCATTTGAAAATGGTGTAAACCGCTATCCAGATCCACAACAAGGCGCATTAAAAAGTATTTTATCAGAAATCAAAGGGATTCCATCCAACCAAATTCTTTTAGGGAATGGTAGTGATGAAGTTTTAGATCTTATTTTTAGAGCTTTTTGTGAACCAAATCAAGATAACGTCATCATTTTACCACCTACATATGGGATGTATGAGGTGTTGGCTAATTTGAACGCAATTGCTATTAAGAAAGTAAATTTAGATGCCGATTTTCAGCCAAAAGTGGAAGAAATTTTAAATAGTGCCGATACAAATAGCAAAGTGCTTTTTATTTGTTCACCAAATAATCCTTCAGGAAATAGTTTTACACCTGAAGCTATTGAGGGCATGGTTTCAAACTTCAAAGGCATTGTGGTTATTGATGAAGCTTATATTGATTTTTCAAATGAAACCAGTTGGATTTCTAAATTAGATCAATATCCTAACTTGATTGTAACACAAACCTTGTCTAAAGCATATGCTATGGCAGGTATTCGTTTAGGCCTTTGTTTTGCATCCGCTGAAATTATTAAAGTTTTAAATACCATTAAACCTCCATATAATATTAACCAACTCACTCAAAAAAAAGCCATGGAGCTTTTAAATATTAAAGATTTGACGAGTAATCAAATTAAAGATATTTTAAAGGAACGCAGCGCTTTAATTTTAGAATTACAGTCTATCAACTATATTTTAAAAATATATCCGTCAGACGCTAATTTTGTGTTGGTAAAAGTGGATGATGCTACGATGCGTTACAACCAACTTATCGAAAAAGGAATCGTTATAAGAAACCGAACCACGCAACCTGGATGTGAAAACACTTTGCGTTTAACCGTTGGGACTTCAAAAGAAAACAAAATATTAATAGATACCTTAAAATCTATCTAA